The segment gtgtgtgtgtgtgtgtatataatgtgtgtgtgtttgtataacatgtgtgtataatgtgtgtatataatgtgtgtgtgtatataatgtgtgtgtgtatataatgtgtgtgtgtgtgtgtataacgtgtgtgtgtgtgtataacgtgtgtgtgtgtgtataacgtgtgtgtatagtgtgtgtataatgtgtgtgtgtgtgtgtatataatgtgtgtgtataatgtgtgtgtgtataatgtgtgtgtgtgtgtatataatgtgtgtgtgtgtgtatataacgtgtgtgtataatgtgtgtgtgtataatgtgtgtgtgtgtgtgtgtatataatgtgtgtgtgtgtataacgtgtgtgtgtgtgtgtataacgtgtgtgtgtgtgtataacgtgtgtgtgtgtgtataacgtgtgtgtatagtgtgtgtataatgtgtgtgtgtgtgtgtatataatgtgtgtgtataatgtgtgtgtgtataatgtgtgtgtgtgtgtgtgtatataatgtgtgtgtgtgtgtatataacgtgtgtgtataatgtgtgtgtgtataatgtgtgtgtgtgtgtgtgtatataatgtgtgtgtgtgtataatgtgtgtgtgtataatgtgtgtgtgtgtgtgtgtatataatgtgtgtgtgtgtatataacgtgtgtgtataatgtgtgtgtgtataatgtgtgtgtgtgtgtgtgtatataatgtgtgtgtgtgtgtataatgtgtgtgtatagtgtgtgtgtgtgtataacgtgtgtgtgtgtgtataacgtgtgtgtataatgtgtgtgtgtgtatataatgtgtgtgtgtgtatataatgtgtgtgtgtttgtataacgtgtgtgtgtggtgtataacgtgtgtgtataatgtgtgtgtgtgtatataatgtgtgtgtgtttgtataacgtgtgtgtgtgtgtataacgtgtgtgtgtgtgtataatgtgtgtgtgtaatgtgtgtgtgtgtgtgtgtgtgtgtgttagtgatggttGCGGGAGGGTTTTGGTCTCTGCAggctgaacacactgatgttgAGGTGACTGGAGATCTGCTTACACACACTCGTACTGTAACACACCAGATCACACACcgacaccacctacacacacacacacacacacacacacacacacacacacacacacacacgcacacaaacatcAGTATTAACGTTTAAAATACAATTCCTTTTATATTTAGTAACACTATTTAAGGCATATTGGATTAAATCTATAATTACAGTTACATGATGTGtaactaatgttttattattgtatttattgtgtattacaGTGAGAGTTACTCACCAGCGCCGCCCACAGGAGGAGCCGCTCACTGAAGACGCTGTTACAGTACTGATTTATACAGAGCAGCACAGGAACAACGACTGTGACATCAAAGAGCTGCATCTTACTCTTCGTCATGTGAGctacctatacacacacacacacacacacacacacacacacacacacacacacacatacagagacaaaaacacagcgacaaacacaaaaacacacacacattaaatgaATACACTTCACTTTTGTGTGTATAATTTACAAAGTATTATATATTCgtaaagtgtatatatatatatatgtgtgtgtgtgtgtgtgtgtgtgtgtgtgtatttaccaCCAGGCGGTTGGTGAGTTTAGCGGAGCTGAAGCCGAACGCTAACACGAACACACACGGGTTCGTCTCGAACAGCTGCTGAGAGGAGAGTTTATACACGAGAAGCGCCAACACTAACAGAACCCCCATGTGGAGCGCTGGAGACAGAACGCTCGTCCCCTACACAGAGAAATAACAGAGGATAAATCATGGACCGCTGGAGACCTTCATCATGTTCATCAGGAGAAGATCGTGTGATCACTAACGCTCCTTTAATACGTTTGTTAAACTTACGGCGACGGTGGATCCGTTCTTGCCCATCCCGCCTGAGAAAATGACCCGGAAATAATTAGTGCAGGAGAAAACGGCGCCCAGCAGAGTACAGAGAGCCGGAATCACCGTCACCCGGATATTAACCACCGGAACCTGAgatatacacacaaaaacatgttatatatatatatatatacacacacgtgtCTGCAGCATTAGTAGGTGGTTATTACAGTACATCAGGTGATTAACAGGGTGCTGCTAGTGTTAAAGCATCACTGTGACTGAAGGGGGCGCACTAACTTTTCCACCTTATTCATTCCTATTAGAAAAACATTGACCTAAACAGTTGCAACATGGCAACCCGACATCCAATCAAAATTCTGCAGAAAAACGAACTGTTGAGAACCAAACCGAACCTGCTGGAGTTGCTTCTGTTTCACTATAAACTAAACCGTGGGACGAGTGAGCAGATAAACCATTAGAGGAacagaggaggaggatgatggTGAAGATTTACCACAGACTGCCAGAGCGAGGTTCCTCCTACAGCCGCCAGGAGATACACGGTCATAATGAAGAACTGCACCTCCGTCACATCGATACTGCACAGTCATCACATTCATCACAATTAATCACAATCattcaccatcatcatcagtcATCACAGTCACACCAATCACATAATCACTATCACAGGCATGACATTAATCACATTCATTACATTCACCACAATCATCACATCCATCACATTGATCAGTCATTACTTTAATTACATTCATTAATCACAGCCATCACATTGATCAGTCATGGCATTAATCACATTCATCACAGTCATCACATTTACCACAATCATTCCATTTATCACACTCATCACAATCACATTAATCCGGGTTATCACAATCATCACATTAATAACATTCAGTAAAGCCCATGCACAAACTCAGAAGCCATTAGTTACAGAGCTGTGGTTTATAATCACAGGTGTTGATGGTGTAAACAGGTAAACGTTATTGCATCATAAACACCACAACCAATCAGCTTTTAGTACGCACATGTAATCAATATAACCTCTTAATAACATATAGAATTAATTTGGGGCCCAGATCATTACAATTTATTACTCAATCTAATCATTTAACATGCTATAATGATTTAATGATATAGTGATTTAAAGTGATCTGATGTGATCTGAGATGATCTGTGTGGTGATCTGTGTGGTGATCTGAGATGATCTGTGTGGTGATCTGTGTGGTGATCTGAGGTGATCTGTGTGGTGATCTGAGATGATCTGTGTGGTGATCTGAGATGATCTGTGTGGTGATCTGTGTGGTGATCTGAGATGTTCTGTGTGGTGATCTGTGTGGTGATCTGTATGGTGATCTGTGTGGTGATCTGTGTGGTGATCTGTGTGGTGATCTGAGGTGATCTGAGATGATCTGTATGGTGATCTGTGTGGTGATCTGTGTGGTGATCTGAGGTGATCTGTGTGGTGATCTGAAATGTTCTGTGTGGTGATCTGTGTGGTGATCTGTATGGTGATCTGTATGGTGATCTGTGTGGTGATCTGTGTGGTGATCTGTGTGGTGATCTGAGGTGATCTGAGATGATCTGTGTGGTGATCTGTGTGGTGATCTGTGGTGATCTGTGTGGTGATCTGTGTGGTGATCTGTGGTGATCTGTGTGGTGATCTGTGTTGACGGTACACTCACATGCCGAAGCGCAATGTTCCTGATACGTAGGTTTGCCAGTGAGCGCAGTAGAACATGAACATTCCGGCAAAACAGGAGAAGAACATCCAGTCAGGACTCGACCCCATCTGAGCCGCTACACACGTCCCCAGTATCAcgaacactacacacacacacacacacacacacacacacacacacacacacacacacacacacacacacacacacacagtgtaagtAATGTAAGTACACAGTGAGTGTGAGCTGATGGGCGTGGATATGACGAGGCAGTGCTTCCAGCAGGGAGCTTAGCTTTTACTGCCCCCTAGTGTTTATATACTTGAACTGACAGTGTAGTGATTTTAATCGAGAGCTCCATCTGTGAGAGGTGCTGTCGACCTGACCACACCCACCTGTAGAGAGCGAATCACAGCCGTGGTCGAAGAGCTCGC is part of the Trichomycterus rosablanca isolate fTriRos1 chromosome 7, fTriRos1.hap1, whole genome shotgun sequence genome and harbors:
- the cept1a gene encoding choline/ethanolaminephosphotransferase 1a isoform X2, whose product is MEMRLSRQQLKRLEEHRYSSSGRSVLEPLLQPFWCWLVERVPLWVAPNLITIIGLAVNVITTLVLVYHCPTATEQGPTWAYLACALGLFIYQSLDAIDGKQARRTNSSTPLGELFDHGCDSLSTVFVILGTCVAAQMGSSPDWMFFSCFAGMFMFYCAHWQTYVSGTLRFGIIDVTEVQFFIMTVYLLAAVGGTSLWQSVVPVVNIRVTVIPALCTLLGAVFSCTNYFRVIFSGGMGKNGSTVAGTSVLSPALHMGVLLVLALLVYKLSSQQLFETNPCVFVLAFGFSSAKLTNRLVVAHMTKSKMQLFDVTVVVPVLLCINQYCNSVFSERLLLWAALVVSVCDLVCYSTSVCKQISSHLNISVFSLQRPKPSRNHH
- the cept1a gene encoding choline/ethanolaminephosphotransferase 1a isoform X1, whose product is MMMKMMLVLMRLSRQQLKRLEEHRYSSSGRSVLEPLLQPFWCWLVERVPLWVAPNLITIIGLAVNVITTLVLVYHCPTATEQGPTWAYLACALGLFIYQSLDAIDGKQARRTNSSTPLGELFDHGCDSLSTVFVILGTCVAAQMGSSPDWMFFSCFAGMFMFYCAHWQTYVSGTLRFGIIDVTEVQFFIMTVYLLAAVGGTSLWQSVVPVVNIRVTVIPALCTLLGAVFSCTNYFRVIFSGGMGKNGSTVAGTSVLSPALHMGVLLVLALLVYKLSSQQLFETNPCVFVLAFGFSSAKLTNRLVVAHMTKSKMQLFDVTVVVPVLLCINQYCNSVFSERLLLWAALVVSVCDLVCYSTSVCKQISSHLNISVFSLQRPKPSRNHH